The Methylobacterium durans nucleotide sequence GTCAGGTCGATGTCGCCTGGCAACGCCGCCCGGACCTGCGGGATCGCCGCCTTCACGCCCTTGATCGTCTCGACGACGTTCGAGCCCGGCTGCTTGTAGATGAACAGGATGACGCCGGGCTTGCCGTTGATGAGGCCGAGATTGCGCCGGTCCTCGACCCCGTCGACCACTTGGCCGACATCGTTGAGGCGCACGCCCGCCCCGTTGCGGTAGGCCACGACGATGTCGCGGTAATCGGCCGCCGTGCGGCCCTGGTCGTTGGCGTAGAGCTGGTAGCGGCGCGAATCCGTCTCGATCGCGCCTTTGGGCGAGTTGGCGTTGGCCGAGGCCAGCGCCGCCCGGATGCCCTCGAGCCCGATCCCGTAGTGGAAGAGCGCCGTCGGATCGAGCTCGACGCGCACGGCCGGCAGCGACGAGCCGCCGATGTCGACATTCCCGACACCGGGGAGCTGGGACATCTTCTGCTGCACGACGGTCGCCGCCGAATCGTAGAGCTGGCCCGGCGTCAGGGTCTCGGAGGTCAGCCCCAGGATCAGGATCGGCGCGTCGGCCGGGTTGAACTTGCGGTAGGTCGGGTTGGTGCGCAGAGCCGTCGGCAGGTCGGCACGCGCCGCGTTGATTGCGGCCTGCACGTCGCGGGCGGCCCCGTCGATGTTCCGGTTGAGGCCGAACAGCAGGACGATGCGCACCGTGCCGGTGGAACTCGTCGAGGTCATCTCGTTGACGTCGGCGATGGCGCCGAGGCGCCGCTCCAGCGGCGCGGCGACCGTCGTCGCCATGGTCTCGGGCGAGGCGCCGGCCATCTGCGCCTGGACCAGGATGACGGGAAAATCGACCTGCGGCAGCGGCGCGACGGGCAGCTTCAGGAAGGCGAAGATGCCGGCGAGCAGCACCCCGATCGTCAGGAGCGTGGTGGCGACCGGGCGCCGGATGAACGGCTCGGAGACGTTCACGGGACGGCCTCGCCGGTCGGCACGCCCCCCTCGCGCCGCCCCGTGACGCGCCGCTCAAGGCGGTCGAAGGCGAGGTAGATCACCGGCGTGGTGAAGAGCGTCAGCACCTGGCTGACGATGAGGCCGCCCGCGATGCAGATGCCGAGCGGCTGGCGCAGCTCCGAGCCGACGCCGGTGCCGAGGATGAGCGGGATTGCCGCGAAGAGGGCGGCGAGCGTCGTCATCAGGATGGGGCGGAAGCGCAGGAGGCAGGCCTCGAAGATCGCGTCCCGCGGGCTCATCCCCTCCTCGCGCTCGGCCTGGAGCGCGAAGTCGATCATCATGATCGCGTTCTTCTTGACGATCCCGATCAGGAGCACGATGCCGATGATCGCGATCACATCGAGGGAGAGCCCGAACAGCATCAGCCCGAGAAGCGCCCCGATACCGGCGGACGGCAGCGTCGAGAGGATCGTGATCGGGTGGATGAAGCTCTCGTAGAGCACGCCCAGCACGATGTAGACGGTGACGATCGCGGCCAGCACGAGGAACAGCTCGTTGCCGAGCGCCGCCTGGAAGGCGAAGACCGAGCCCTGCGGCACGATCCGGAAGCTCGGCGGCAGATCGATCTCCCGCCGAACCCCCTCGATCGCCTCGACCGCCTGCCCGAGCGCCGCGCCGGGGGCGAGGTTGAACGAGACGGTGGTGGCGGGAAACTGCCCGAGATGGCTGATCAGGAGCGGCGCCCGCCGCTCGCTGACGCGCGCCACCGCCGAGAGCGGCACCTGTCCCGTGCTCGCCGCCGAGGAGGGCAGGTAAATCGCGTTGAGGCTCTCGAGCGTCTTGTGGAGTTCCGGGTCGGCCTCCAGGATCACCCGGTACTGGTTCGACTGGGTGAAGATCGTCGAGATGATGCGCTGCCCGAAGGCGTCGTAGAGGGCGTTGTCGATGGTGGCCGGCGTGATGCCGTAGCGGCCGGCGGTGGCCCGGTCGATCGTGACGTAGGCGGAGAGCCCGCTGCCCTGAAGGTCGCTCGCCACGTCGGACAGGAGGGGCGAGCGCCGCAGCGCGGCGACGAAGCGGGGCACCCAGGTCTCGAACTCGTCGAGGTTCGGGTTTTCCAAGATCACTTGGTACTGCGTCGCCGAGACCGCGGTGTCGATGGTGAGGTCCTGCACCGGCTGCATGTAGAGGCGGATGCCCGGCACCTCGCCGGAGATGCGCTTCAGCCGATCGATGACGGCGCTGGCCGAGGCCGACCGTTCGTCGCGCGGCTTCAGGTTGATGAGGAAGCGGCCCGAGTTCAGCGTCACGTTCTGGCCGTCGACCCCGATGAAGGAGGACAGGCTCGCCACCGCCGGGTCCTTCAGGATCAGGCTCGCCAGCCGCTGCTGGCGCTCGGCCATCGCCGCGTAGGAGACCGTCTGGTCGGCCTGGGTGACACCCTGGATCACGCCCGTGTCCTGCACGGGGAAGAAGCCCTTCGGGATCGCCACGAACAGGTAGCCGGTCAGCACCACCGTGCCGACCGTGACGAGGAGGGTGAGGCCCTGGTGGCGCAGCACCACCCGCAAGGCTCGCCCGTAGGCCGCGATGGTGCGATCGACGGCGGCCCGGCCCATCCGCGACAGGACGCCCTCGCGGCGCGGGGCGTGACCCTCCGGCGCGTGCTTGAGGAGGCGCGCGCAGAGCATCGGCACGAGGGTCAGCGAGACGACGCCCGAGATGATGATGGTGGCCGCGAGCGTGATCGCGAATTCGTGGAACAGGCGGCCGACCACGTCGCCCATGAACAGGAGCGGGATCAGCACCGCGATCAGCGAGACGGTGAGCGAGATGATGGTGAAGCCGATCTCGCGCGAGCCCTTCAGCGCCGCCTCCAGCGGCGAGTCGCCGTCCTCGACGTGGCGGGCGATGTTCTCGATGACGACGATGGCGTCGTCCACGACGAAGCCCGTGGCGATGGTGAGCGCCATCAGCGACAGGTTGTCGAGGGAGAAGCCGTAGAGGTCCATGATCGCCAGCGCGCCGACGAGGGAGAGCGGCACCGACAGGCTCGGGATCAGCGTCGCCGAGAGGCTGCGCAGGAACAGGAAGATCACCATCACCACGAGGGCGATGGCCAGCCCGAGCTCGAACTGCACGTCCTCGACCGAGGCGCGGATCGTCACCGTGCGGTCGGTGAGCGGCGTCACCGTGATGGCGGCGGGCAGTGTCGCCTGAAGCTGGGGCAGCAGCGCCTTGATCTTGTCGACGGTGGCGATGACGTTGGCGCCGGGCTGGCGCTGGATGTTGAGGATGACGGCCGGCGTCTCGTCCATCCAGGCGCCGAGCTTGGTGTTCTCCGGCCCGTCCACCACGTCGGCCACGTCCGAGAGGCGCACCGGCGCGCCGTTGCGGTAGGCGATGATCGCGTCCTTGTAGGTGTTCGGGTCGCGGATCTGATCGTTGGCGTTGATCGCGTAGGACTGGGTCGGCCCGTCGATCGTGCCCTTCGGCGTGTTGACGTTGAGGTTCGTGATCGTGGTGCGCAGGTCGTCGATGTTGAGCCCGTAGGCCGCGAGCGCCCGGGAATTGAAGCGCACCCGGACCGCCGGCCGCTGGCCGCCGCCCATGCTGACGAGGCCGACGCCCGCGACCTGCGAGATCTTCTGGGCGAGCCGGGTCTCGGCGAGGTCGCGCACCTGCGTCAGCGCCAGCGTCTTCGAGGTGAGCGCCAGCGTCAGGATCGGCGCGTCGGCGGGGTTCACCTTGGCGTAGATCGGGGGAGCGGGCAGGTCCGAGGGCAGCAGGTTGCCGGCCGCGTTGATCGCGGCCTGCACCTGCTGCTCGGCGATGTCGAGGGGGAGATCGAGGCTGAATTGCAGGGTGATGACGGAGGCGCCGGCCGAGCTCTGCGAGGTCATCTGGTTGAGGTTGGCGAGCTGCCCGAACTGGCGCTCCAGCGGCGCCGTCACGGACGAGGTCATCACCTCCGGGCTGGCGCCCGGATAGAAGGTCTGCACCTGGATCGTCGGGTAGTCGACCGACGGCAGGGCCGAGACCGGCAGGTTCAGGTACGACACGAGACCGACGATCAGGATCGCCAGCATCAGGAGCGTCGTCGCGACCGGCCGCAGGATGAAGATGCGGGACGGGTTCATGGGGACATGTCCGCGTGCGCGGTGCCCGCACCGTCCTCACATCCACGGCAGGCCCCCTCTCCCGTTCGGGAGAGGGTTGGGGTGAGGGGTGCGAACGCTCGGGATAAACCTGAACCCCTCACCCGGTGCGCTGACGCGCACGCGACCTCTCCCGAACGGGAGAGGTGGGCGACGCGCTCCGCAGGGTGGCTCGCCCCGCTCACGGTGACGACCGCTGCCGGCGCTGCCGGCGCCCGGTTTCGGCCGGCGGCGCCTCGCCCGCGGTGGCGCCGTTCCCCGGGGCTTGCCCTCCGCGTTGGCCTCTCCCG carries:
- a CDS encoding MdtB/MuxB family multidrug efflux RND transporter permease subunit — protein: MNPSRIFILRPVATTLLMLAILIVGLVSYLNLPVSALPSVDYPTIQVQTFYPGASPEVMTSSVTAPLERQFGQLANLNQMTSQSSAGASVITLQFSLDLPLDIAEQQVQAAINAAGNLLPSDLPAPPIYAKVNPADAPILTLALTSKTLALTQVRDLAETRLAQKISQVAGVGLVSMGGGQRPAVRVRFNSRALAAYGLNIDDLRTTITNLNVNTPKGTIDGPTQSYAINANDQIRDPNTYKDAIIAYRNGAPVRLSDVADVVDGPENTKLGAWMDETPAVILNIQRQPGANVIATVDKIKALLPQLQATLPAAITVTPLTDRTVTIRASVEDVQFELGLAIALVVMVIFLFLRSLSATLIPSLSVPLSLVGALAIMDLYGFSLDNLSLMALTIATGFVVDDAIVVIENIARHVEDGDSPLEAALKGSREIGFTIISLTVSLIAVLIPLLFMGDVVGRLFHEFAITLAATIIISGVVSLTLVPMLCARLLKHAPEGHAPRREGVLSRMGRAAVDRTIAAYGRALRVVLRHQGLTLLVTVGTVVLTGYLFVAIPKGFFPVQDTGVIQGVTQADQTVSYAAMAERQQRLASLILKDPAVASLSSFIGVDGQNVTLNSGRFLINLKPRDERSASASAVIDRLKRISGEVPGIRLYMQPVQDLTIDTAVSATQYQVILENPNLDEFETWVPRFVAALRRSPLLSDVASDLQGSGLSAYVTIDRATAGRYGITPATIDNALYDAFGQRIISTIFTQSNQYRVILEADPELHKTLESLNAIYLPSSAASTGQVPLSAVARVSERRAPLLISHLGQFPATTVSFNLAPGAALGQAVEAIEGVRREIDLPPSFRIVPQGSVFAFQAALGNELFLVLAAIVTVYIVLGVLYESFIHPITILSTLPSAGIGALLGLMLFGLSLDVIAIIGIVLLIGIVKKNAIMMIDFALQAEREEGMSPRDAIFEACLLRFRPILMTTLAALFAAIPLILGTGVGSELRQPLGICIAGGLIVSQVLTLFTTPVIYLAFDRLERRVTGRREGGVPTGEAVP